CGAGACCGCGCCGACGAAGGTCGTCTTGCCCACGCCGAAGCCACCGGCCACCACGATCTTGGCCGAGGTGGTGGAGCGTCCCGTCGCGGGCATGCCATAACCCTGCTGGCTCGCCTGCCCCATGGAGCCCATGGGGCCCACTGGCGGGGCCGGCTGGCGCCCGGCCGGGTCCATCTGCGGGCTAGAGCTTGCGAAGTCCACTGAGCACCCTTTCCAGCAAGGTCACGTCGGGGGCGCCGCCGGGCTCCGAGCCGCCGCCGGGCTGGTGGATGGCCACCATTCCGGCCTCGGCGAGGTCGGCGACGAGGATCCGGGCCACACCGAGCGGGATGGCGAGCAGCGCGGAGACCTCCGCGACCGACTTGACCTCCCGGCACAGGTGGCATATCCGCTGGTGCTCGGGCAACAGCCCCTGGAGCTGCATCGGGTCCGCGCTGGTGCTCACCAGGGCCTCGATGGCCAGCTGGTAACGCGGCCGGGTACGCCCGCCCGTCATGGCGTAGGGGCGCACCAGCGGCTGGTCGCCCTCACCCCCGTACGACGCGTGAGGATTGGGCACGCCGTACGGGTCGGGCGAGGCGGGCGGCGGGGTCATGGCTCCTCCGAGCGAGGCATGTGGTCGGCTGGCGGACTGTGGTGCTCAAGTGGGGGGAGCGTAACGGTCAGTTGAGGATGCTCCCCTGGAGCTCCGCACGGACATCCGGGGTCAGTACCGTTCCGGCCCGGTCCACCAGCAGGGCCATCTCATAGCCGATCAGGCCGATGTCCGCTTCGGGGTGGGCGAGGACGGCGAGGGAGGAGCCGTCCGAAATGGACATGATGAACAAGAAGCCACGCTCCATCTCCACCACCGTCTGGTTGACCACCCCGCCCTCGAAGATGCGGGAGGCTCCTGCGGTGAGGGAGGTCAGCCCCGAGGCCACCGCTGCCAGCTGATCGGCGC
This sequence is a window from Streptomyces sp. NBC_01775. Protein-coding genes within it:
- a CDS encoding DUF742 domain-containing protein; protein product: MTPPPASPDPYGVPNPHASYGGEGDQPLVRPYAMTGGRTRPRYQLAIEALVSTSADPMQLQGLLPEHQRICHLCREVKSVAEVSALLAIPLGVARILVADLAEAGMVAIHQPGGGSEPGGAPDVTLLERVLSGLRKL
- a CDS encoding roadblock/LC7 domain-containing protein, producing the protein MSQAAQNLNWLITNFVESTPGVSHTVVVSADGLLLAMSEGFPRDRADQLAAVASGLTSLTAGASRIFEGGVVNQTVVEMERGFLFIMSISDGSSLAVLAHPEADIGLIGYEMALLVDRAGTVLTPDVRAELQGSILN